A stretch of Paracoccus sp. MA DNA encodes these proteins:
- a CDS encoding DUF1800 family protein, whose protein sequence is MSFGFPELAAIRLGFGLSPRMPAPADAEAVLASAAQAGPGPQAMTTESAMDMANRFRAAAPLRREGEAQEKEFQQANHGLMRLPFQDLQRRVARAVDDPVGFGERLVQFWSDHFTVRPLNKVANGLAMAFVDEAIRPHVNGRFEDMFFAADTHPMMLIYLDQISSRGPNSPFVRNRPARHLGLNENLAREALELHSLGVGAGYDQKDVRELAELLTGLSFSYKEGFDFKAVWAEPGAETVLGKSYGGGRRGGLEDIRAAFRDIARHPDTARHLSRKLAVHFVSDTPSEDLVDAMAAVWRNTGGDLPQVYRVLVSHPELASSLRQKVRQPFDLAVAGLRALGIRGEQVAGLDIPVLRRALWTPIEAMGQPWGQPKGPDGWPEEAGAWIAPQTLAARINWSLRIPRMLLDELPDPREMLVSAFGGTQSAELAWAVPKAESAAEGVALILASGDFNRR, encoded by the coding sequence ATGAGCTTTGGATTTCCCGAGCTGGCGGCGATCCGCCTGGGTTTTGGCCTGTCGCCGCGGATGCCCGCGCCCGCCGATGCCGAAGCGGTGCTGGCCAGCGCCGCGCAGGCTGGCCCCGGACCGCAGGCGATGACCACCGAAAGCGCGATGGACATGGCCAACCGCTTCCGCGCCGCCGCCCCGCTTCGGCGCGAGGGCGAGGCGCAGGAGAAAGAGTTCCAGCAGGCCAACCACGGGCTGATGCGGCTGCCCTTCCAGGACCTGCAGCGCCGGGTGGCGCGCGCCGTCGACGATCCGGTCGGCTTCGGCGAAAGGCTGGTGCAGTTCTGGAGCGACCATTTCACCGTGCGCCCGCTCAACAAGGTCGCCAACGGGCTGGCCATGGCCTTCGTGGACGAGGCGATCCGCCCGCATGTGAACGGCCGGTTCGAGGACATGTTCTTCGCCGCCGACACCCATCCGATGATGCTGATCTATCTGGACCAGATCTCGAGCCGGGGCCCGAATTCGCCCTTTGTCAGGAACCGGCCGGCGCGCCATCTGGGCCTGAACGAAAACCTCGCCCGCGAGGCGCTGGAGCTGCATTCGCTGGGCGTGGGCGCCGGCTACGACCAGAAGGACGTGCGCGAGCTGGCCGAGCTGCTGACCGGGCTGAGCTTTTCCTACAAGGAGGGCTTCGACTTCAAGGCCGTCTGGGCGGAGCCGGGTGCCGAAACCGTGCTGGGCAAGTCCTATGGCGGTGGCCGGCGCGGCGGGCTCGAGGACATCCGCGCCGCCTTTCGCGACATCGCCCGTCACCCCGACACGGCGCGGCACCTGTCGCGCAAGCTGGCGGTGCATTTCGTCTCGGACACGCCGTCCGAGGATCTGGTCGACGCCATGGCGGCGGTCTGGCGCAACACCGGCGGCGATCTGCCCCAGGTCTATCGCGTGCTGGTCAGCCATCCCGAGCTTGCCTCGTCCCTGCGGCAGAAGGTGCGCCAGCCCTTCGACCTCGCCGTGGCCGGGTTGCGGGCCCTGGGCATCCGCGGCGAACAGGTCGCGGGGCTCGACATTCCGGTCCTGCGCCGGGCGCTCTGGACGCCGATCGAGGCCATGGGCCAGCCCTGGGGCCAGCCCAAGGGACCGGACGGCTGGCCGGAAGAGGCCGGGGCCTGGATCGCGCCGCAGACCCTGGCCGCGCGCATCAACTGGTCGCTGCGCATTCCCCGCATGCTGCTGGACGAACTGCCCGACCCGCGCGAGATGCTGGTCTCGGCCTTCGGCGGCACGCAATCGGCGGAACTGGCCTGGGCGGTGCCCAAGGCGGAAAGCGCGGCCGAAGGCGTGGCGCTGATCCTCGCCTCGGGCGATTTCAACCGGCGAT
- the aspS gene encoding aspartate--tRNA ligase yields the protein MSAYRSHTCGELTAAAAGSEVRLSGWVHRVRDHGGVLFIDLRDHYGITQVIADSDSPAFAALEKLRAETVIRIDGRVKLRDPSLVNPKLPTGEIEVYATAMEVLGASDDLPLPVFGDQDYPEETRLAYRFLDLRRESLHNNIMLRSRVVKWLRDAMWQQGFTEFQTPIITASSPEGARDFLVPSRLHPGKFYALPQAPQQFKQLIMVAGFDKYFQIAPCFRDEDPRADRSPTDFYQLDMEMSFVEQEDVFRAIQPVIQGLFEEFGGGRPVDATWPRIPYAEAMLKYGSDKPDLRNPIEMQVVSDHFRGSGFGIFAKLLEQEGTEVRAIPAPTGGSRKFADRMNAFAQQQGLPGMGYIFWRKAEDGSTEAAGPIAKALGHDKTEAIRLQLGLGEGDAAFFLGGKPEAFEAVAGRARNEIGRELGLTDENQFKFAWIVDFPMYEKGEDGRIDFSHNPFSMPQGGLEALEGDPLAVKGYQYDLACNGYELVSGAIRNHRPEIMFRAFELAGYGRDEVEKRFGGMVKAFRYGAPPHGGCAAGIDRIVMLLADEANIREVIMFPMNQRAEDLMMGAPSEPTNEQLRELRLRVLPRE from the coding sequence ATGAGCGCCTATCGCAGCCATACCTGCGGCGAGTTGACCGCCGCTGCCGCCGGGTCCGAAGTCCGTCTGTCCGGCTGGGTCCACCGGGTCCGCGACCATGGCGGCGTGCTGTTCATCGACCTGCGCGACCATTACGGCATCACCCAGGTGATCGCCGACAGCGACAGCCCCGCCTTTGCGGCGCTGGAAAAGCTGCGCGCCGAGACGGTGATCCGCATCGACGGCCGGGTGAAGCTGCGCGACCCGAGCCTGGTCAACCCCAAGCTGCCCACCGGCGAGATCGAGGTCTATGCCACCGCGATGGAGGTTCTGGGCGCCTCGGACGACCTGCCCCTGCCGGTCTTCGGCGACCAAGACTATCCCGAGGAGACGCGGCTGGCCTATCGCTTCCTCGACCTGCGCCGCGAAAGCCTGCACAACAACATCATGCTGCGCTCGCGCGTGGTGAAATGGCTGCGGGACGCCATGTGGCAGCAGGGCTTCACCGAGTTCCAGACCCCGATCATCACCGCCAGCTCGCCCGAAGGGGCGCGCGACTTCCTGGTGCCCTCGCGGCTGCATCCGGGCAAGTTCTACGCCCTGCCGCAGGCGCCGCAGCAGTTCAAGCAGCTGATCATGGTCGCGGGCTTCGACAAGTATTTCCAGATCGCGCCCTGCTTCCGCGACGAGGACCCGCGCGCCGACCGCTCGCCCACCGATTTCTACCAGCTCGACATGGAGATGTCCTTCGTCGAGCAGGAGGACGTGTTCCGCGCCATCCAGCCGGTGATCCAGGGCCTGTTCGAGGAATTCGGCGGTGGCCGCCCCGTCGATGCGACCTGGCCCCGCATTCCCTATGCCGAGGCGATGCTGAAATACGGCTCCGACAAGCCCGACCTGCGCAACCCGATCGAGATGCAGGTGGTCAGCGACCATTTCCGCGGCTCGGGCTTCGGCATCTTCGCGAAGCTGCTGGAGCAGGAGGGCACCGAGGTCCGCGCCATTCCGGCGCCCACCGGCGGCTCGCGCAAGTTCGCCGACCGCATGAACGCCTTCGCGCAACAGCAGGGCCTGCCCGGCATGGGCTATATCTTCTGGCGCAAGGCCGAGGACGGCTCGACCGAGGCCGCCGGCCCCATCGCCAAGGCGCTCGGCCATGACAAGACCGAGGCGATCCGCCTGCAGCTGGGCCTGGGCGAGGGTGACGCCGCCTTCTTCCTGGGCGGCAAGCCCGAGGCTTTCGAGGCCGTCGCCGGCCGCGCCCGCAACGAGATCGGCCGCGAGCTGGGCCTGACCGACGAGAACCAGTTCAAATTCGCCTGGATCGTCGATTTTCCCATGTATGAGAAGGGCGAGGACGGCCGCATCGACTTCAGCCACAACCCGTTCAGCATGCCGCAAGGCGGGCTCGAGGCGCTGGAGGGCGACCCGCTTGCGGTCAAGGGCTATCAATACGACCTGGCCTGCAACGGCTATGAGCTGGTCTCGGGCGCCATCCGCAACCACCGGCCGGAAATCATGTTCCGGGCCTTCGAACTGGCCGGCTATGGCCGCGACGAGGTCGAGAAGCGTTTCGGCGGCATGGTCAAGGCTTTCCGCTACGGCGCGCCGCCGCATGGCGGCTGCGCGGCGGGGATCGACCGCATCGTGATGCTGCTGGCCGACGAGGCGAACATCCGCGAGGTCATCATGTTCCCGATGAACCAGCGCGCCGAGGACCTGATGATGGGCGCCCCCAGCGAGCCGACGAACGAGCAGCTGCGCGAATTGCGCCTGCGCGTGCTGCCACGCGAGTGA
- a CDS encoding type II CAAX prenyl endopeptidase Rce1 family protein yields the protein MAEPTAAIERGLLWAEFAALYLGAPLVIALFLPGHLLFEALAVFSLAGLGLLWRTGGFHWHSLVRGWSRLPWNEVLAIATATLLAGLAILWFSSPNSIFQIVRNRPEFLLVIWVFYPVLSALPQELIFRPLFFHRYAVLLPAGQGAIALNAAVFSFAHLMYWSWVVAALTFVGGWVFARAYLERGFPSAWVLHAVAGNVLFAVGMGVYFYTGNVVRPF from the coding sequence ATGGCTGAACCGACGGCTGCAATAGAGCGCGGCCTGCTCTGGGCCGAATTCGCGGCGCTCTATCTGGGGGCGCCGCTGGTCATCGCGCTGTTCCTGCCGGGCCACCTGCTGTTCGAGGCGCTGGCGGTCTTCAGCCTTGCCGGGCTGGGCCTGTTGTGGCGCACCGGCGGCTTTCACTGGCACAGCCTGGTGCGCGGCTGGAGCCGGCTTCCCTGGAACGAGGTCCTGGCCATCGCCACGGCCACCCTGCTGGCGGGGCTGGCGATCCTGTGGTTCAGCAGCCCCAATTCGATCTTCCAGATCGTGCGCAACCGGCCAGAATTCCTGCTGGTGATCTGGGTCTTCTACCCCGTTCTCTCGGCCCTGCCGCAAGAGCTGATCTTCCGCCCGCTGTTCTTCCACCGCTATGCCGTGTTGCTGCCGGCGGGACAGGGGGCGATCGCGCTGAACGCGGCGGTGTTTTCCTTCGCGCATCTGATGTATTGGTCCTGGGTGGTCGCGGCCCTGACCTTCGTCGGCGGCTGGGTCTTTGCCCGCGCCTATCTGGAGCGGGGCTTCCCCTCGGCCTGGGTCTTGCATGCGGTGGCGGGCAACGTGCTTTTCGCGGTGGGGATGGGGGTCTATTTCTACACCGGCAACGTGGTGCGGCCGTTCTGA
- a CDS encoding GH25 family lysozyme: protein MKLLGKILTVLALVALAACARGPSSGPAVMAGQGRGPQFGDSAPHPWVGGHPYDHLVHGIDVSRWQGDIDWHRVRNAGISFAFIKATEGGDHADPNFRRYWYEAGQARIPRGAYHYFYFCRSGAQQAAWFIANVPKERGAMPPVLDLEWTASKTCPHRPPSHEVLREARIFKDILHRHYGQRPIIYTTVDFYRDNNLGSWPEEFWLRSVAGHPRIVYPGQPYSFWQYTGTGIVPGIRGNVDLNVFAGSPAQWRIWLNRRLQ, encoded by the coding sequence ATGAAACTTCTGGGCAAGATCTTGACGGTGCTGGCGCTGGTCGCGCTGGCCGCCTGCGCGCGCGGGCCATCCAGCGGGCCGGCGGTGATGGCGGGGCAGGGACGGGGGCCGCAATTCGGCGACAGCGCGCCGCATCCCTGGGTCGGCGGCCATCCCTATGATCACCTGGTCCACGGCATCGATGTCTCGCGCTGGCAGGGCGACATCGACTGGCACCGGGTGCGCAATGCCGGCATCAGCTTTGCCTTCATCAAGGCGACCGAGGGCGGCGACCACGCCGATCCGAACTTCCGCCGCTACTGGTACGAGGCGGGACAGGCCCGCATCCCGCGCGGCGCCTATCATTACTTCTATTTCTGCCGCTCGGGGGCGCAGCAGGCCGCCTGGTTCATCGCCAACGTGCCCAAGGAGCGCGGCGCCATGCCGCCGGTGCTGGACCTGGAATGGACCGCCTCCAAGACCTGCCCGCATCGCCCGCCCAGCCACGAGGTGCTGCGCGAGGCCAGGATCTTCAAGGACATCCTGCACCGGCACTATGGCCAGCGGCCGATCATCTACACCACGGTGGACTTCTACCGCGACAACAACCTCGGCTCCTGGCCCGAGGAGTTCTGGCTGCGCTCGGTTGCCGGCCATCCGCGCATCGTCTATCCTGGCCAGCCCTACAGTTTCTGGCAATATACCGGGACCGGAATCGTGCCGGGAATCAGGGGGAACGTGGACCTGAACGTGTTTGCGGGCTCGCCCGCCCAGTGGCGGATATGGCTGAACCGACGGCTGCAATAG